One genomic region from Harpia harpyja isolate bHarHar1 chromosome 1, bHarHar1 primary haplotype, whole genome shotgun sequence encodes:
- the YTHDF1 gene encoding YTH domain-containing family protein 1 isoform X1 translates to MSATSVDPQRPKGQDNKVQNGSLHQKDTVHDNDFEPYLSGQSNQNSSYPSMTDPYLSSYYPPSIGFPYSLSEAPWSTGGDPPIPYLTTYGQLSNGDHHFMHDAVFGQPGGLGNNIYQHRFNFFPENPAFSAWGTSGSQGQQTQSSAYGSSYSYPPSSLGGTIVDGQTGFHNDTLNKAPGMNSIEQGMVGLKIGGDVTTSAVKTVGSVVNSAGMTGALSGNGGSNVNLPVSKPTSWAAIASKPAKPQPKMKTKTGPVIGGALPPPPIKHNMDIGTWDNKGPVAKVPAPQQIPSPQSVPQSQQQIVQPVPAQPPPLTQPQYQTPQQPPQNRWVAPRNRNAAFGQSGGTGNDSNSAGSTQPNPVPSGESHPVLEKLKAAHSYNPKDFEWNLKNGRVFIIKSYSEDDIHRSIKYSIWCSTEHGNKRLDSAFRSMNSKGPVYLLFSVNGSGHFCGVAEMKSPVDYGTSAGVWSQDKWKGKFDVKWIFVKDVPNNQLRHIRLENNDNKPVTNSRDTQEVPLEKAKQVLKIIATYKHTTSIFDDFSHYEKRQEEEEVVRKVNLLKNLFYTQIWGK, encoded by the coding sequence AACAGTAGCTATCCATCAATGACTGATCCTTATCTGTCCAGTTATTATCCACCATCTATTGGGTTCCCCTATTCTCTCAGTGAAGCACCATGGTCTACGGGAGGAGATCCTCCTATCCCATATCTCACCACGTATGGACAGCTCAGTAATGGAGATCATCATTTTATGCACGATGCTGTTTTTGGACAGCCTGGGGGTCTGGGAAATAATATCTATCAACACCGGTTTAACTTTTTCCCTGAAAATCCTGCCTTCTCAGCCTGGGGAACAAGTGGATCCCAAGGACAGCAGACTCAAAGTTCAGCATATGGGAGCAGTTACAGCTACCCACCTAGTTCACTGGGTGGTACCATTGTGGATGGACAAACAGGATTTCATAATGATACATTAAATAAAGCTCCTGGAATGAACAGTATTGAACAGGGAATGGTCGGACTTAAGATTGGTGGAGATGTTACAACTTCTGCGGTGAAAACAGTAGGTTCTGTTGTCAACAGTGCTGGGATGACAGGTGCCCTCTCTGGTAATGGCGGATCTAATGTAAACTTGCCAGTATCTAAACCAACCTCTTGGGCTGCTATAGCTAGCAAGCCTGCGAAACCACAgcctaaaatgaaaacaaaaactggaCCTGTAATTGGAGGAGCATTGCCTCCTCCACCTATAAAGCATAATATGGACATAGGCACTTGGGACAATAAGGGTCCTGTGGCAAAAGTTCCTGCCCCTCAACAGATACCTTCTCCTCAGTCTGTTCCACAATCACAACAACAAATTGTTCAGCCTGTTCCAGCTCAGCCTCCTCCATTGACTCAGCCGCAGTATCAGACCCCTCAGCAGCCACCCCAAAATCGCTGGGTAGCTCCTCgcaacagaaatgcagcttttggCCAAAGTGGAGGAACTGGTAATGACAGCAACTCAGCTGGCAGTACCCAGCCTAACCCTGTTCCAAGTGGCGAGTCCCATCCTGTTCTTGAAAAACTGAAAGCTGCTCACAGCTATAACCCTAAAGATTTTGAATGGAACCTTAAAAATGGTCGTGTGTTCATAATAAAAAGCTATTCTGAGGATGATATTCATCGTTCCATTAAGTATTCTATTTGGTGTAGTACGGAACATGGCAACAAACGCCTGGACAGTGCTTTTCGGTCCATGAATAGCAAGGGTCCAGTCTACTTGCTGTTCAGTGTCAATGGCAGTGGACACTTCTGTGGAGTAGCAGAGATGAAATCACCTGTGGACTATGGCACCAGTGCAGGTGTCTGGTCTCAGGACAAGTGGAAGGGGAAATTTGATGTCAAGTGGATCTTTGTGAAGGATGTACCCAACAACCAGCTCCGACACATCAGGCTGGAGAACAATGACAACAAACCCGTTACAAACTCCCGTGATACACAGGAGGTGCccttagaaaaagcaaaacaagtgcTTAAAATTATTGCTACTTACAAGCACACGACCTCCATCTTTGATGACTTTTCTCATTATGAAAAGCGccaagaagaggaggaggtggtgcgGAAGGTAAActtattaaaaaatttattttatacacAGATATGGGGAAAATGA
- the YTHDF1 gene encoding YTH domain-containing family protein 1 isoform X2: MSATSVDPQRPKGQDNKVQNGSLHQKDTVHDNDFEPYLSGQSNQNSSYPSMTDPYLSSYYPPSIGFPYSLSEAPWSTGGDPPIPYLTTYGQLSNGDHHFMHDAVFGQPGGLGNNIYQHRFNFFPENPAFSAWGTSGSQGQQTQSSAYGSSYSYPPSSLGGTIVDGQTGFHNDTLNKAPGMNSIEQGMVGLKIGGDVTTSAVKTVGSVVNSAGMTGALSGNGGSNVNLPVSKPTSWAAIASKPAKPQPKMKTKTGPVIGGALPPPPIKHNMDIGTWDNKGPVAKVPAPQQIPSPQSVPQSQQQIVQPVPAQPPPLTQPQYQTPQQPPQNRWVAPRNRNAAFGQSGGTGNDSNSAGSTQPNPVPSGESHPVLEKLKAAHSYNPKDFEWNLKNGRVFIIKSYSEDDIHRSIKYSIWCSTEHGNKRLDSAFRSMNSKGPVYLLFSVNGSGHFCGVAEMKSPVDYGTSAGVWSQDKWKGKFDVKWIFVKDVPNNQLRHIRLENNDNKPVTNSRDTQEVPLEKAKQVLKIIATYKHTTSIFDDFSHYEKRQEEEEVVRKERQNRNKQ; encoded by the exons AACAGTAGCTATCCATCAATGACTGATCCTTATCTGTCCAGTTATTATCCACCATCTATTGGGTTCCCCTATTCTCTCAGTGAAGCACCATGGTCTACGGGAGGAGATCCTCCTATCCCATATCTCACCACGTATGGACAGCTCAGTAATGGAGATCATCATTTTATGCACGATGCTGTTTTTGGACAGCCTGGGGGTCTGGGAAATAATATCTATCAACACCGGTTTAACTTTTTCCCTGAAAATCCTGCCTTCTCAGCCTGGGGAACAAGTGGATCCCAAGGACAGCAGACTCAAAGTTCAGCATATGGGAGCAGTTACAGCTACCCACCTAGTTCACTGGGTGGTACCATTGTGGATGGACAAACAGGATTTCATAATGATACATTAAATAAAGCTCCTGGAATGAACAGTATTGAACAGGGAATGGTCGGACTTAAGATTGGTGGAGATGTTACAACTTCTGCGGTGAAAACAGTAGGTTCTGTTGTCAACAGTGCTGGGATGACAGGTGCCCTCTCTGGTAATGGCGGATCTAATGTAAACTTGCCAGTATCTAAACCAACCTCTTGGGCTGCTATAGCTAGCAAGCCTGCGAAACCACAgcctaaaatgaaaacaaaaactggaCCTGTAATTGGAGGAGCATTGCCTCCTCCACCTATAAAGCATAATATGGACATAGGCACTTGGGACAATAAGGGTCCTGTGGCAAAAGTTCCTGCCCCTCAACAGATACCTTCTCCTCAGTCTGTTCCACAATCACAACAACAAATTGTTCAGCCTGTTCCAGCTCAGCCTCCTCCATTGACTCAGCCGCAGTATCAGACCCCTCAGCAGCCACCCCAAAATCGCTGGGTAGCTCCTCgcaacagaaatgcagcttttggCCAAAGTGGAGGAACTGGTAATGACAGCAACTCAGCTGGCAGTACCCAGCCTAACCCTGTTCCAAGTGGCGAGTCCCATCCTGTTCTTGAAAAACTGAAAGCTGCTCACAGCTATAACCCTAAAGATTTTGAATGGAACCTTAAAAATGGTCGTGTGTTCATAATAAAAAGCTATTCTGAGGATGATATTCATCGTTCCATTAAGTATTCTATTTGGTGTAGTACGGAACATGGCAACAAACGCCTGGACAGTGCTTTTCGGTCCATGAATAGCAAGGGTCCAGTCTACTTGCTGTTCAGTGTCAATGGCAGTGGACACTTCTGTGGAGTAGCAGAGATGAAATCACCTGTGGACTATGGCACCAGTGCAGGTGTCTGGTCTCAGGACAAGTGGAAGGGGAAATTTGATGTCAAGTGGATCTTTGTGAAGGATGTACCCAACAACCAGCTCCGACACATCAGGCTGGAGAACAATGACAACAAACCCGTTACAAACTCCCGTGATACACAGGAGGTGCccttagaaaaagcaaaacaagtgcTTAAAATTATTGCTACTTACAAGCACACGACCTCCATCTTTGATGACTTTTCTCATTATGAAAAGCGccaagaagaggaggaggtggtgcgGAAG gaaCGTCAGAATCGAAACAAACAATAA